A single Inediibacterium massiliense DNA region contains:
- a CDS encoding FprA family A-type flavoprotein, with translation MYCVRNITEDLYWVGGNDRRLALFENIHPISRGVSYNSYLLLDEKTVLFDTVDWSICRQFLENIKGVLGDRPLDYMVINHMEPDHAACIEEIILRYPNVKIICTQKASMFMNQFGFQIDSQLIEVKEGDTMSFGKHNVVFVAAPMVHWPEAMVTYDTTDGVLFSADAFGSFGALDGKLFNDEVDFDRDWIDEARRYYTNIVGKYGPHVQSLLKKAGSIDIKMICPLHGLVWRNDFEYFLDKYDKWSRYEPEEKGVMIIYGTMYGNTEAAANDLATRLVKKGMTNVVMHDVSTTHVSHLISETFKYSHVVLASVTYNLNIYPPMLNYLMDMKALNLQKRTFAIIENGSWAPQSGKLMRELLDGMKEMTILDSDLTVSSSMKEDDGDLMDSIADSIIDSMK, from the coding sequence ATGTATTGTGTTAGAAATATAACGGAAGATCTTTATTGGGTTGGTGGAAACGATCGACGTCTTGCTCTTTTTGAAAATATTCATCCTATTTCACGAGGTGTTTCTTATAACTCTTATTTACTTTTAGATGAAAAGACAGTACTTTTTGATACGGTGGACTGGTCAATTTGTCGTCAGTTCCTTGAAAATATTAAAGGAGTTTTGGGAGATAGACCTTTAGATTATATGGTAATTAACCATATGGAACCAGATCATGCAGCGTGTATTGAAGAAATCATTCTTCGTTATCCGAATGTAAAGATTATATGTACTCAAAAAGCTTCTATGTTTATGAATCAGTTTGGTTTTCAAATCGATAGCCAATTAATAGAAGTTAAAGAAGGCGATACGATGTCTTTTGGAAAACATAACGTTGTATTTGTGGCTGCTCCAATGGTACACTGGCCAGAAGCTATGGTGACATATGATACTACTGATGGAGTACTATTTTCTGCGGATGCCTTCGGTTCTTTCGGTGCATTAGATGGTAAATTATTTAATGACGAAGTGGACTTTGATCGAGATTGGATTGATGAGGCTAGAAGATATTATACAAATATTGTAGGAAAGTATGGTCCTCATGTTCAATCTCTTTTGAAGAAGGCAGGCAGTATTGATATTAAGATGATCTGTCCACTACATGGACTCGTATGGCGCAATGATTTTGAATACTTTTTAGACAAATATGATAAGTGGAGTCGTTATGAACCTGAGGAAAAGGGCGTAATGATTATTTATGGAACAATGTATGGAAATACGGAGGCCGCTGCTAATGATTTAGCAACAAGGTTGGTGAAAAAGGGAATGACTAATGTAGTCATGCATGATGTTTCAACAACGCATGTTTCCCATTTGATTTCTGAGACATTTAAATATAGTCATGTGGTTCTTGCTTCAGTAACCTATAACTTAAATATCTATCCACCTATGTTAAATTATTTAATGGATATGAAGGCATTAAATCTTCAAAAACGTACTTTTGCTATTATAGAGAATGGATCATGGGCTCCTCAATCTGGCAAATTGATGCGTGAGCTTTTAGATGGGATGAAAGAAATGACTATTTTAGATAGTGATCTAACAGTAAGCTCTAGTATGAAAGAAGATGATGGAGACTTAATGGATTCTATTGCGGATAGTATTATTGATTCAATGAAGTAG
- a CDS encoding class I SAM-dependent methyltransferase, protein MEWKNFIKQYIKNPRTVGAIAPSSKKLAYKMIEDINFFNTACIVEYGPGTGVFTEKILENKKDETVFIAIEYNKDFYEILKNKFRDKKNFILINDSVENLKEHLHQYNIEQVDYIVSGIPFASLPEAMSENILAITKDILSREGNFITFQYTLLKEQLFRDYFRNIKRKKVLINLPPAYVLECQKF, encoded by the coding sequence ATGGAATGGAAGAATTTTATAAAACAATATATTAAAAATCCTAGGACTGTTGGGGCTATTGCTCCAAGTTCAAAAAAATTAGCATATAAAATGATTGAAGATATTAATTTTTTTAATACTGCCTGTATTGTTGAGTATGGCCCTGGTACCGGAGTGTTTACGGAGAAAATATTGGAAAATAAGAAAGACGAAACTGTATTTATAGCCATAGAATATAATAAAGATTTCTATGAAATATTAAAAAATAAGTTTAGAGATAAAAAAAATTTTATACTTATAAATGATTCAGTAGAAAATTTAAAAGAACATCTTCATCAATATAACATTGAGCAAGTAGATTATATTGTATCGGGTATTCCTTTTGCTAGTTTACCAGAGGCTATGAGTGAGAATATATTAGCTATTACAAAAGATATTCTTAGTAGAGAAGGGAACTTTATAACTTTTCAGTATACTTTACTAAAAGAGCAACTTTTTAGAGACTATTTTAGAAATATTAAAAGAAAAAAAGTACTTATAAATCTTCCGCCAGCTTATGTATTAGAATGTCAGAAATTCTAA
- a CDS encoding DUF3955 domain-containing protein encodes MKKYLLSFISLIIGISCLVTYHIIGSEVAPDGTLLEPFFLIPISYFFIAIGIILGLVIGIVSFSRNHNKCD; translated from the coding sequence ATGAAAAAATATCTTTTGTCTTTCATATCATTGATTATAGGGATCAGTTGTTTAGTGACCTATCATATCATAGGATCAGAAGTAGCTCCAGATGGTACTCTTTTAGAACCATTTTTTTTGATACCAATAAGTTACTTCTTCATAGCTATTGGTATTATTCTTGGATTAGTCATAGGTATAGTATCATTTTCTCGTAACCATAATAAATGTGATTAA
- a CDS encoding response regulator transcription factor encodes MKKIMIIEDTEAIKEELKIFLSKYGYEVDAPDRFENIIEYIYEADADLILLDINLPVFDGYHICREVRKNSDIPIIIVTSRDSEVDELMSMNFGADDFIVKPYNTQILLARIAAVLKRTSKDQYKDILLYKDIELNLSNSCITYKGEKEQLTKNELKILSYLIKNKGNIISRDVLMESLWNSNVFIDDNTLSVNITRLRKKLEQIGVQDVIETRRGLGYIIP; translated from the coding sequence ATGAAAAAAATTATGATCATAGAAGATACAGAAGCTATAAAAGAAGAGTTAAAAATATTTTTATCTAAGTATGGATATGAGGTGGATGCTCCAGATAGATTTGAAAATATAATAGAATATATATACGAAGCAGATGCTGATTTGATACTATTAGATATTAATTTGCCTGTTTTTGATGGATACCACATATGTAGAGAAGTAAGAAAAAATTCTGATATACCTATCATCATCGTTACAAGTAGAGATAGCGAAGTAGATGAATTGATGAGCATGAACTTTGGTGCAGATGATTTTATTGTAAAACCATATAATACACAAATACTATTAGCACGTATTGCAGCAGTTTTAAAAAGAACCAGTAAAGATCAGTATAAAGACATATTGTTGTATAAAGATATAGAATTAAATCTATCAAATAGTTGTATTACCTATAAAGGAGAAAAAGAGCAGTTAACGAAGAATGAACTAAAGATCCTTTCATATTTGATAAAAAATAAGGGGAATATTATATCAAGAGATGTATTAATGGAATCTTTATGGAATTCAAATGTTTTTATTGATGACAATACATTATCTGTAAATATAACAAGATTGAGAAAAAAACTTGAACAAATAGGTGTACAAGATGTAATAGAGACAAGACGAGGATTAGGATATATCATACCATGA
- a CDS encoding sensor histidine kinase, with translation MTSYIFIEFIKCKKYYDHIDDVLQSLDKKYLLSEVMKRSTSLEGKLLYEILKECNKAMHEDVNEYKDLQLEYREYIEAWVHEIKTPIASSMLMIENNKSKVTDNIGQEIKKIDGFVEQALYYARSNDVSKDYLIKKFKLITAIHNTIRRNAKDFIAKKISLELDDEMDIVVYSDIKWLQFMLHQIMNNSIKYMQDNDCKIKIYATSHKQNVILTIEDNGIGISEKDIHRVFEKGFTGEHGRKYNTSTGMGLYLCKKLCHKLGLEINITSQLGVGTKVHIVFPLGQFNLEI, from the coding sequence TTGACAAGTTATATATTCATAGAATTTATAAAGTGTAAAAAATATTATGATCATATAGATGATGTACTTCAAAGTCTTGACAAGAAGTATTTACTATCAGAAGTTATGAAAAGATCTACAAGTTTAGAAGGAAAGCTTCTTTATGAAATATTAAAAGAATGTAATAAAGCAATGCATGAAGATGTAAATGAGTACAAAGATCTTCAATTAGAGTATAGAGAATATATAGAGGCTTGGGTTCATGAAATCAAAACACCTATTGCATCAAGTATGCTAATGATAGAAAATAATAAAAGTAAGGTTACGGATAATATCGGTCAAGAAATAAAGAAAATAGATGGGTTTGTAGAGCAGGCCTTATATTATGCACGAAGTAATGATGTGAGTAAAGACTATTTAATAAAAAAATTTAAATTAATAACAGCTATTCATAATACCATTAGAAGAAATGCTAAAGATTTTATTGCTAAAAAGATTAGTTTGGAATTAGATGATGAAATGGATATAGTTGTATATAGTGACATAAAATGGTTGCAATTTATGCTTCATCAAATTATGAACAATTCAATAAAGTATATGCAAGACAATGATTGCAAAATAAAAATATATGCTACGAGTCATAAGCAGAATGTGATATTGACAATTGAAGATAATGGAATAGGTATTTCAGAGAAGGATATTCATAGAGTTTTTGAAAAGGGATTTACAGGAGAACATGGAAGAAAGTACAATACATCTACAGGCATGGGACTATATCTTTGCAAAAAGCTTTGTCATAAGCTAGGGCTAGAAATAAATATTACATCTCAATTGGGAGTAGGAACAAAGGTACATATTGTATTTCCATTGGGGCAATTTAACTTAGAGATTTAA
- a CDS encoding ABC transporter ATP-binding protein, giving the protein MSNILSVEKIEKYYGRKGNVTKALDHISFKVDQGEFVGIMGPSGSGKTTLLNCISTIDNVTTGQIIINGQNITQLKSKNLDQFRRDELGFIFQDFNLLDTLIGYENIALALTIQEKDPKEIDGLIKKISQALEISSVLNKYPYEMSGGEKQRVASARAMVTNPSLILADEPTGALDSKSARLLLESFERLNKELDATILLVTHDAFTASYVRRILFLKDGKIFNEIVRGKDSRKEFFNKIIEVVTFLGGDIDHVF; this is encoded by the coding sequence ATGAGCAATATTTTAAGCGTTGAAAAAATAGAAAAGTATTACGGAAGAAAAGGAAATGTTACTAAGGCATTAGATCATATAAGTTTTAAAGTAGATCAAGGAGAATTTGTAGGGATTATGGGGCCATCAGGGAGTGGGAAAACTACATTGCTTAATTGTATTTCAACGATTGATAACGTAACAACAGGTCAAATTATCATCAATGGGCAAAATATTACACAATTAAAGTCTAAAAACTTAGATCAATTTAGAAGAGATGAGCTAGGGTTTATCTTTCAAGATTTTAATTTGCTAGATACTTTAATAGGATATGAAAACATTGCTTTGGCTTTAACCATACAGGAGAAAGATCCAAAGGAAATAGATGGTTTAATCAAAAAAATTTCACAGGCCCTTGAAATATCATCTGTTTTAAATAAGTATCCCTATGAAATGTCCGGAGGAGAAAAGCAAAGAGTTGCAAGCGCTAGAGCTATGGTCACCAATCCATCCTTAATCTTAGCAGATGAACCTACAGGAGCATTAGATTCTAAATCTGCAAGATTATTACTAGAGAGTTTTGAAAGATTAAACAAAGAATTAGATGCTACTATATTACTAGTAACCCATGATGCTTTTACTGCAAGTTATGTCCGCAGAATTCTATTTTTAAAAGATGGGAAGATTTTTAATGAAATTGTTCGAGGAAAGGATTCTAGAAAGGAATTTTTTAACAAAATTATTGAAGTAGTAACTTTTCTAGGAGGAGATATAGACCATGTATTTTAA
- a CDS encoding FtsX-like permease family protein: MYFKLAMNNIKKSFKNYAIYFITLTLAVCIFYNFNSIDNQAAMENINKVKMLMKAISYISIFISIIFGGLMLYANNALVKKRKKELGIYAILGMTKRKVSQILIYETLIVGGMSLIIGILMGILLSQGMSALTGKLFEFNMSEYQFIISMSAIYKTCMYFGIMFMLVMIFNKIVVSRHKLIDMIYASKKNEEIKVKNPIISVIIFILSLMVLGRGYYLAWKYSLTPKNINFPASILWGSFGTLLFFFGLAGFIFIVLRNRKQIYFKQLNMFVIKQFARKINTNFISMSIICLMLFTTINLLSFSLMMKYETEKIFKNSMSLDAKIELNIDEKQEVRDIKEALKRVGFKYNDFEYVVLDDYVTNMKIATLLNDYANENLKKELTDYHGILGLRKISQYNEMRKLKGEKPIDLKENEILLLTNNDDENEAIQNIIKSKKTININKKSYSIKNNIGIKGIDSRLIAIVDDDATKNMIKTFSTMEIKANEKNKERLEEQIKEIKTKFKDVSYHYDELFNQYGFIMYADTKMQIYDEAKGVIGTLVYIGIYIGFVFLIASAAVLAIQQLTEASDSISRYIALKKIGVSDDMINKSIFVQVVLLY; encoded by the coding sequence ATGTATTTTAAACTAGCCATGAATAATATAAAAAAGAGTTTTAAGAATTATGCCATATATTTTATAACTCTTACATTAGCTGTATGTATATTTTATAATTTCAATTCAATAGACAATCAAGCAGCAATGGAAAATATCAATAAAGTAAAGATGTTAATGAAAGCAATATCTTATATTTCTATATTTATTTCTATTATTTTTGGAGGATTAATGCTATATGCCAATAATGCATTAGTCAAAAAACGAAAAAAAGAGCTTGGAATTTATGCTATCTTAGGAATGACAAAGAGAAAGGTATCCCAAATATTGATCTACGAGACTTTAATAGTAGGGGGTATGTCATTAATCATAGGGATACTTATGGGTATTTTACTATCACAAGGTATGTCAGCTCTTACAGGTAAGTTGTTTGAATTTAATATGAGTGAGTATCAATTTATTATATCTATGAGTGCAATATATAAAACCTGTATGTACTTTGGCATCATGTTCATGCTGGTGATGATTTTTAATAAAATAGTTGTGTCTAGACATAAATTAATTGATATGATTTATGCTTCAAAGAAAAATGAAGAGATAAAGGTCAAAAATCCTATCATTTCTGTAATTATATTTATTTTATCATTAATGGTTTTAGGAAGAGGCTATTATTTAGCATGGAAATATTCACTTACTCCTAAAAATATAAATTTTCCAGCATCTATTTTATGGGGAAGCTTTGGGACATTATTGTTTTTCTTTGGATTGGCTGGTTTTATATTTATAGTGCTTAGAAATCGGAAACAAATATATTTTAAACAATTAAATATGTTTGTTATCAAACAGTTTGCTAGAAAGATCAATACAAATTTTATATCTATGTCAATCATATGTCTTATGCTATTTACAACTATTAATCTATTATCATTTAGTTTAATGATGAAATATGAAACGGAAAAAATATTTAAAAATAGTATGTCCTTGGATGCAAAAATTGAGCTTAATATAGATGAAAAGCAGGAAGTGAGAGATATTAAAGAAGCTTTAAAGAGAGTAGGGTTTAAATATAATGATTTTGAGTATGTGGTTTTAGATGATTATGTAACAAATATGAAAATAGCAACTTTACTAAATGACTATGCAAATGAAAATCTAAAAAAAGAGCTGACAGACTATCATGGAATTTTAGGGCTAAGAAAAATATCACAATATAATGAAATGAGGAAATTAAAAGGAGAGAAGCCAATAGATCTAAAAGAGAATGAGATTTTACTCCTAACAAATAATGATGATGAAAACGAAGCAATACAGAATATAATAAAAAGTAAAAAAACAATAAATATAAATAAAAAATCCTATAGTATAAAAAACAATATAGGAATCAAAGGAATAGATAGTCGTCTGATAGCAATAGTAGATGATGATGCCACGAAAAATATGATAAAAACTTTTTCTACTATGGAGATAAAAGCAAATGAAAAAAATAAAGAGAGACTGGAAGAGCAGATTAAAGAGATAAAGACAAAGTTTAAAGATGTATCATATCATTATGACGAGCTTTTCAATCAATATGGCTTTATTATGTATGCAGATACAAAAATGCAAATATATGATGAGGCAAAAGGGGTCATAGGAACCCTTGTGTATATAGGTATATATATAGGCTTTGTATTTCTAATAGCAAGTGCTGCAGTACTTGCCATTCAACAATTAACAGAAGCTAGTGATAGTATCAGTAGATATATTGCATTAAAAAAAATAGGTGTATCAGATGATATGATTAATAAAAGCATATTCGTTCAGGTTGTCCTGCTATACTAA
- a CDS encoding IS3 family transposase (programmed frameshift) has translation MANKKYDPELQKKVLRLYLEEGRTVKSLTEEYNLGNGTLRYWLNKHREECKTNTDLKEETDSYIEIQKLRKQLEELEKENRFLKKAAGILRERNRLKIYEFIKKYCNEFGLRWLLSKFKLSPNAYYNYLKKRTQKYFKHKAQLKELIETIYHSKNGTVGYRMIADLLKLSNVSCSYPTIYKYMKELNLKAIIMKKKQKYIKGSIHKTFKNLLNQDFTASKRNEKWCTDFTYLTLSNGQKRYNCSIIDLYDRSVVATLNSKWIDSNLAIDTLKIALKNNLIKNNLILHSDQGAQFASKEFVKFCESKGVTQSMSKAGCPYDNAVMERFYNTFKNELIKQYRFDTDQLLNEAVNDYVYEWYNFSRPHSHNQGRTPFEARYGNQN, from the exons ATGGCGAATAAAAAATATGACCCAGAATTACAAAAGAAAGTATTACGTCTTTATCTTGAAGAAGGTCGGACTGTAAAAAGCTTAACTGAAGAATATAATTTAGGGAATGGTACATTGAGATATTGGTTAAACAAGCACCGTGAAGAATGCAAGACAAATACTGATTTAAAAGAAGAAACAGATTCTTATATTGAAATTCAAAAGCTGCGTAAACAGCTGGAAGAACTTGAAAAGGAGAATCGTTTTCTAAAAAAGGCGGCTG GCATTCTTCGCGAAAGAAATCGATTAAAAATTTATGAATTCATAAAAAAATACTGCAATGAATTCGGTTTACGATGGCTATTATCCAAATTTAAATTATCCCCTAATGCCTATTACAATTATCTTAAAAAGAGAACACAAAAATATTTTAAACACAAAGCTCAATTAAAAGAATTAATTGAGACAATTTATCATAGTAAAAATGGTACTGTAGGTTATCGCATGATAGCAGATTTACTTAAATTAAGTAATGTATCATGCAGTTATCCCACGATTTATAAGTATATGAAAGAGCTAAATTTAAAAGCTATAATTATGAAAAAGAAACAAAAATATATAAAAGGAAGTATTCATAAAACTTTTAAAAATCTCTTAAATCAAGATTTTACTGCTTCCAAGCGAAATGAAAAGTGGTGTACTGATTTTACCTATCTTACATTAAGCAATGGTCAGAAGCGTTATAATTGTAGCATCATAGATCTGTATGACAGAAGTGTAGTTGCAACGTTGAACAGTAAATGGATTGATTCAAATTTAGCTATAGATACGTTGAAAATAGCATTAAAAAATAACCTAATCAAAAATAATTTAATTTTGCATAGTGATCAAGGAGCGCAGTTTGCTTCAAAAGAATTCGTAAAATTCTGTGAATCTAAGGGTGTCACACAAAGCATGAGCAAAGCTGGTTGTCCTTATGATAATGCAGTTATGGAACGATTTTATAATACATTTAAAAATGAACTTATTAAACAATATCGTTTTGATACTGATCAGCTTCTCAATGAAGCTGTTAATGACTATGTTTATGAATGGTATAATTTTTCAAGACCACATTCGCATAATCAAGGAAGGACACCCTTCGAAGCTAGGTATGGAAATCAAAACTAG
- a CDS encoding HAMP domain-containing sensor histidine kinase has protein sequence MKIIMRYVLSAGGIAVLLLLTNFIVLVAWITSSMQYANTKYKVSEISQGLIKENHNFVLSDEASFAIDHKYKWAMLLDDDGKVVWSKNLPKSIPLSYTSSDIASFSKWYLNDYPVHVWKHPNGLFVLANNKNSAWKLQLEVPQKNMEDSAKWLFASLIINFAVAILLTFLFGIRFFLSLRIVIKGIDNLAKKKPIFINPKGVFKDLAYNINGTSKELLRQEKLIEKRDTARNNWITCVSHDIRTPLSMIMGYSSSLEDNEKFSEEERKQFSIIRSQSEKIKQLINDLNLTVKLEYDMEPLHIEPFYISELIRKVVADYLNNLSDEKYTLQLSISNETQNYMIDGDMRLFERALCNIIGNSIKHNEEGCDIYIKLEKKDDGCLIEIKDNGIGFKDDILENLNFSNEIPNDTSHGLGLFIVKQIMKVHHWKIHFKNWENGSSIVLKIK, from the coding sequence ATGAAAATAATAATGCGCTATGTACTATCTGCAGGAGGAATTGCCGTATTATTATTATTAACTAATTTTATTGTTTTAGTTGCATGGATCACGTCATCTATGCAATATGCCAATACAAAATATAAGGTCTCTGAAATTAGTCAAGGACTTATAAAAGAAAATCATAATTTTGTATTATCTGATGAAGCTTCCTTTGCGATTGACCATAAATATAAATGGGCAATGCTTTTAGATGATGATGGAAAAGTTGTTTGGAGTAAAAATTTGCCAAAATCTATTCCATTAAGTTATACTTCTTCCGATATTGCTTCTTTTAGTAAATGGTATTTAAATGACTATCCCGTTCATGTATGGAAACATCCTAATGGGCTTTTTGTCCTTGCAAATAATAAAAATAGTGCTTGGAAATTGCAGCTTGAAGTACCACAAAAAAATATGGAAGATAGTGCAAAATGGTTATTCGCTTCATTAATCATAAATTTTGCAGTTGCTATACTTCTGACATTTTTATTTGGAATTCGCTTTTTTCTTTCTCTTCGTATAGTTATAAAAGGCATAGATAACCTAGCTAAAAAGAAACCTATTTTTATTAATCCCAAAGGTGTATTCAAAGATCTAGCATATAATATCAATGGCACCTCTAAGGAACTTTTAAGACAGGAAAAGTTAATAGAAAAGAGAGATACAGCTCGTAACAACTGGATTACTTGCGTATCCCATGATATTCGTACTCCCCTTTCTATGATTATGGGCTATTCTAGTTCCTTAGAAGATAATGAAAAATTTTCTGAAGAAGAAAGAAAACAATTTAGTATCATAAGGTCACAAAGTGAAAAAATAAAACAACTCATCAATGATTTGAATCTGACTGTAAAACTTGAATATGATATGGAGCCTCTACATATAGAACCTTTTTATATTTCAGAACTTATAAGAAAAGTAGTTGCAGATTATTTAAATAATCTATCTGATGAAAAATATACCTTACAACTTTCCATTTCTAATGAAACTCAAAATTATATGATCGATGGTGATATGAGATTATTTGAACGTGCCCTTTGTAACATTATAGGAAATAGTATAAAGCATAATGAAGAGGGATGTGATATCTACATTAAATTAGAAAAAAAAGATGATGGTTGTTTAATTGAAATTAAAGACAACGGAATTGGGTTTAAAGATGATATTTTAGAAAATCTAAATTTCTCTAATGAAATTCCTAATGATACTTCTCATGGCCTTGGACTTTTTATTGTAAAGCAAATTATGAAGGTACATCATTGGAAAATTCATTTTAAAAATTGGGAAAACGGTAGTAGTATAGTTTTGAAGATAAAATAA
- a CDS encoding response regulator transcription factor, which produces MDDIKNSKILIVDDELPLLEMVKSILLKEEFHNVFIASNCHMAIEQFEKINPHIIILDVMLPDGDGFSLMQKFRETSMLPILFLSARDEDENRLLGLGLGADDYITKPFLPRELILRLSIILKRTYFPYITQTNKKPAFYLGNRFIDLNSGTIKTQEEELTLTAKEYTLLDKLYSNKGNIVTIDALCRAAWDGNLFGYENTLMVHIRRLREKIESEPSHPKYLLTVRGLGYKLVLEK; this is translated from the coding sequence ATGGATGATATTAAAAACTCTAAAATATTAATAGTAGATGATGAGCTTCCATTATTGGAAATGGTTAAAAGTATTTTATTAAAGGAAGAATTTCATAATGTATTTATAGCATCAAATTGCCATATGGCCATAGAACAATTTGAAAAGATCAATCCTCATATTATTATTTTAGACGTGATGCTCCCTGATGGAGATGGTTTTTCTCTTATGCAAAAATTTCGTGAAACTTCTATGCTTCCTATACTTTTTTTATCAGCTAGAGATGAAGATGAAAATAGATTATTAGGACTGGGTCTTGGAGCAGATGATTATATTACAAAACCATTTCTTCCTAGGGAACTCATTCTTAGGCTTAGCATTATCCTTAAAAGAACCTATTTTCCATACATCACACAAACAAATAAAAAGCCTGCTTTTTATTTAGGAAATAGATTCATAGATTTAAATAGCGGTACTATAAAAACACAAGAAGAAGAACTCACCCTTACAGCTAAAGAATATACTTTATTAGATAAGTTATATTCTAATAAAGGAAATATTGTAACTATTGATGCTCTATGCAGAGCTGCTTGGGATGGTAATTTGTTTGGATATGAAAATACATTAATGGTTCATATTCGTAGATTAAGAGAAAAAATAGAATCAGAGCCTTCTCATCCAAAATATCTTTTAACAGTAAGAGGCCTTGGATATAAGCTCGTATTGGAGAAATAA
- a CDS encoding ABC transporter ATP-binding protein: MEHIIITNHLCKKYGNVFRVKDVDLKIQKGAVYGFLGPNGAGKSTTLKMILGLVQPTNGEISVFGKTSNDKNRLEILKNVGSLIESPSYYGHLTGEENLKVVQTLRNVPQENIKKVLNIVRLENEKNKKVNQYSLGMKQRLGLACALLNFPKLLILDEPTNGLDPAGIQEMRELICSLPKKYDMTVVVSSHLLSEIDQMATTVGIINHGELIFQDNLEVLHERSQHKIAMKTLNNKEAINIFSRQGIFCEEKNDYLLLPNTSDSFIVRCTKVLYENQIITLRIEERQKSLEDIFLELTGKTVSL, from the coding sequence ATGGAACATATCATTATAACAAATCATCTTTGCAAAAAATATGGAAATGTTTTTAGAGTAAAAGATGTTGATTTAAAAATACAAAAAGGTGCTGTTTATGGTTTTTTAGGTCCTAATGGTGCAGGAAAATCTACAACATTAAAAATGATTTTAGGGCTTGTTCAACCAACAAATGGTGAGATAAGTGTATTTGGTAAAACTTCAAATGATAAAAATAGATTAGAAATTCTAAAAAATGTAGGAAGTTTGATTGAATCTCCTAGCTATTATGGACATTTAACAGGAGAAGAAAATTTAAAAGTTGTTCAAACTCTACGTAATGTACCACAAGAAAATATAAAAAAAGTACTCAATATTGTTCGATTAGAAAATGAAAAAAATAAAAAAGTAAATCAATATTCATTGGGAATGAAACAAAGATTAGGTCTTGCTTGTGCACTACTGAACTTTCCTAAACTTCTTATTTTGGATGAACCTACAAATGGACTTGATCCAGCTGGAATACAAGAAATGAGGGAATTAATATGCTCTCTTCCTAAAAAATATGACATGACAGTTGTGGTATCAAGTCACTTATTAAGTGAAATTGATCAAATGGCAACTACTGTTGGAATTATTAATCATGGAGAACTGATTTTTCAAGATAACCTTGAAGTACTTCATGAAAGAAGTCAACATAAGATTGCAATGAAAACTTTGAATAACAAGGAGGCAATAAATATATTCAGTAGACAAGGTATTTTTTGTGAAGAAAAGAATGACTATTTATTATTACCAAATACTTCTGATTCGTTTATTGTAAGATGTACTAAAGTTTTGTATGAAAATCAGATTATAACCTTGCGTATAGAAGAGCGTCAGAAAAGTTTAGAAGATATTTTCTTAGAGTTAACAGGAAAGACGGTGAGTTTATGA